The candidate division WOR-3 bacterium genome has a segment encoding these proteins:
- a CDS encoding adenylate kinase: MKPLNLVLLGPPGGGKGTQAELLRDRLGFVHYSTGDVFRDHIRRKTPVGLEVGEYVVSGRLVPDDVVLEVVNAFLSEHAGKSIVYDGFPRTVPQAEGLDRVLGGHRLAVDAAVLIDLADEEVVKRLSARRQCRKCGRIYNLTFSPPRLDGKCDECGGELYLRDDDREQTIRARLKVYHEQTEPVIDYYQRHFRLERIEGEIGRDRVFEQLRQIVDGARAE; the protein is encoded by the coding sequence GTGAAACCATTGAACCTTGTCCTTCTTGGGCCACCTGGCGGTGGCAAAGGCACGCAGGCCGAGCTTCTGCGCGACCGACTCGGTTTTGTGCACTACTCGACCGGTGACGTGTTTCGTGACCATATCAGGCGCAAGACTCCAGTCGGACTTGAAGTGGGAGAATACGTTGTTTCGGGTCGGCTCGTACCGGATGATGTCGTACTTGAGGTTGTAAATGCTTTCCTCTCAGAGCATGCTGGCAAGTCCATCGTGTATGACGGTTTTCCCCGTACCGTGCCCCAGGCTGAAGGTCTGGACCGGGTGCTTGGAGGTCACCGGCTTGCGGTTGATGCAGCAGTGCTTATTGATTTGGCGGACGAGGAGGTTGTGAAGCGTTTGTCGGCCCGAAGGCAGTGCCGAAAATGTGGTAGAATCTACAACCTGACGTTTAGCCCGCCCCGTCTCGACGGGAAGTGCGACGAGTGCGGCGGGGAACTGTACCTGCGGGACGACGACCGCGAGCAGACAATCCGGGCCCGACTGAAAGTTTATCACGAGCAGACCGAGCCGGTGATTGACTACTATCAGCGCCATTTCCGACTCGAACGCATCGAGGGCGAGATTGGTCGGGACCGCGTGTTCGAGCAGCTTAGGCAGATAGTTGATGGTGCGCGCGCAGAGTGA
- a CDS encoding LptA/OstA family protein: MSILFLWLVYSVSPAAELYAKKMEIVRTTEGQVTFFRDSVRISDGETRITAGWARVSESQGVAVIGESVVIENPDGVVRADSCVYYLNEKRTELVGNVRVEQESILVFAPKLEYVISRHTVYARDGLVVQGRSRDFRLEGRQGDYDLSQDIGRVENRPRMIQVQDKDSVVVTASEMQWSARESRALAAGKVQVESGRAQLTCDSLLYLTSEDSGVAWGSPVVTDSSSRTTGCTVTIVVKHGSLDRVEIVGDAASRYRTEAGDQVEVAGTKIIVRMDNGEVGTIEVHELAYGRLVRPTGSGGG, from the coding sequence ATGTCCATACTGTTCTTGTGGCTAGTTTACTCGGTTTCGCCTGCTGCCGAGCTGTATGCGAAAAAGATGGAAATCGTGCGCACGACCGAAGGACAGGTAACTTTCTTCCGGGACAGTGTGCGTATCAGCGACGGTGAAACAAGAATCACCGCGGGCTGGGCGAGGGTAAGCGAGTCGCAGGGTGTGGCAGTTATCGGCGAGTCGGTCGTCATTGAGAATCCGGACGGGGTGGTTCGGGCTGATTCCTGTGTGTACTACCTGAACGAGAAGCGGACCGAGCTTGTTGGCAACGTGAGGGTAGAACAGGAGTCTATCCTTGTGTTCGCGCCGAAGTTGGAGTACGTTATTAGTAGGCACACAGTGTATGCGCGCGACGGTCTTGTGGTCCAGGGCCGCTCGCGTGATTTCCGGCTTGAGGGTCGCCAGGGAGATTATGACCTGAGTCAGGACATCGGCCGGGTGGAAAACCGACCGAGAATGATTCAGGTGCAGGACAAAGATTCGGTCGTGGTGACCGCATCCGAGATGCAATGGTCTGCGAGAGAGTCAAGGGCTTTGGCTGCAGGCAAGGTGCAGGTTGAATCAGGCCGGGCGCAGTTAACGTGCGACTCGCTTCTGTACCTGACTTCCGAAGACTCGGGCGTTGCTTGGGGTTCGCCAGTCGTGACCGATTCCTCAAGCCGCACCACAGGTTGTACCGTGACGATTGTGGTGAAGCATGGGAGCCTGGACAGAGTGGAAATCGTCGGGGATGCGGCCAGTCGATATCGCACCGAGGCTGGGGACCAGGTTGAGGTTGCCGGTACGAAAATCATAGTCAGAATGGACAATGGTGAAGTCGGCACGATTGAAGTGCACGAGCTCGCCTATGGCCGGCTGGTCCGGCCAACAGGCAGCGGAGGAGGGTAG
- the infA gene encoding translation initiation factor IF-1, with the protein MAKKDLIQLEGVITEALPNATFRVELENGHKVLAHVSGRMRMNWIRILPGDRVTVEFSPYDLNRGRIIYRFK; encoded by the coding sequence ATGGCTAAGAAAGACCTGATCCAGCTTGAGGGCGTGATTACCGAGGCGTTGCCCAACGCCACCTTCCGGGTGGAGTTGGAAAACGGCCACAAGGTCCTTGCGCACGTGTCGGGCCGGATGCGGATGAACTGGATAAGAATCCTGCCGGGTGACCGGGTCACGGTAGAGTTCTCGCCATATGACCTGAATCGCGGCAGGATAATCTACCGATTCAAGTGA
- a CDS encoding CTP synthase produces the protein MAKYIFVTGGVVSSLGKGIATSSIGLLLKRRGLSVVPLKFDPYVNVDPGTMSPFQHGEVFVTDDGAETDLDLGHYERFIDINLSQDNNLTTGQIYLSVIEKERKGEYLGRTIQVVPHITSEIKNRIRKLANNHDVVITEIGGTVGDIEGLPFLEAARQFALEEGRDNVVYIHLTLVPYIRASCEFKTKPTQHSVNKLREIGIQPDIVMCRAESPLPKEAKDKIALFCNVRPEEVIEALDVDTVYKVPLVFHEQRLDELVCRRLRLRTRQPDLSAWTRFVHATEHAGPQLDIGLCGKYVGLHDAYKSVIEAIHHAAAGVGVRARIRWIEAEGITAGTVHEKLAGLSGLVVPGGFGIRGMEGKIEAVTYCRENRLPFLGLCVGLQVAVIEFARVVCGLADANSTEFNPRTRYPVIYLLPQQRAVRRKGHTMRLGAYPCRLVPGSVAYRCYGRRTISERHRHRYEVNNRFLRLLECKGMVASGRSPDGTLVEIVEVKGHPFFVACQFHPEFKSRPLRPHPLFLGFMKAAREHSRILSRAGKVTAS, from the coding sequence ATGGCTAAGTACATCTTTGTCACCGGTGGTGTTGTTTCATCCCTGGGTAAGGGTATCGCCACGTCTTCAATCGGGCTGCTCTTGAAGCGTCGAGGTCTCTCCGTCGTGCCGCTGAAGTTTGACCCTTATGTCAACGTTGACCCAGGCACAATGAGTCCGTTCCAGCACGGAGAGGTGTTCGTTACCGATGATGGAGCTGAAACCGACCTAGACCTCGGGCACTACGAGCGGTTCATTGATATCAACCTTTCGCAGGACAACAATCTCACGACCGGCCAGATATACCTGTCGGTGATCGAGAAGGAGCGTAAGGGCGAGTATCTCGGCCGTACCATTCAGGTGGTACCGCACATCACGAGCGAAATCAAGAACCGGATAAGGAAGCTAGCCAATAATCACGATGTGGTGATAACTGAAATCGGTGGTACAGTGGGCGACATTGAGGGACTGCCGTTCCTTGAAGCTGCCCGGCAGTTTGCACTTGAAGAAGGCCGAGACAATGTGGTTTACATTCATCTGACCCTTGTACCGTACATCAGGGCATCCTGCGAGTTCAAGACTAAGCCGACTCAGCACTCAGTCAACAAGCTACGCGAAATCGGTATCCAGCCGGATATTGTAATGTGCCGAGCCGAGTCGCCGCTGCCCAAGGAGGCCAAGGACAAGATTGCGCTTTTCTGTAATGTTCGGCCCGAGGAGGTCATCGAGGCGCTGGACGTGGATACAGTCTATAAGGTGCCGCTTGTGTTCCACGAGCAGCGGCTGGATGAGCTTGTATGCCGTCGGCTTCGGCTGCGAACAAGGCAACCGGATCTCTCCGCCTGGACCCGTTTTGTGCACGCGACCGAGCATGCCGGGCCGCAACTCGACATCGGCCTATGCGGCAAGTATGTTGGACTGCACGATGCCTATAAGTCGGTGATTGAGGCAATTCATCATGCTGCGGCCGGAGTCGGGGTACGGGCCCGGATACGCTGGATTGAGGCCGAGGGCATCACCGCGGGCACTGTGCACGAGAAGCTTGCCGGTTTGTCTGGTCTTGTTGTGCCGGGCGGGTTCGGCATTCGGGGCATGGAGGGTAAGATTGAGGCAGTTACTTACTGTCGAGAGAACCGGTTGCCTTTCCTTGGACTGTGCGTCGGACTACAGGTTGCCGTGATTGAGTTTGCACGGGTCGTTTGTGGGCTTGCCGATGCCAACTCAACCGAGTTCAATCCCAGAACGCGCTACCCGGTGATCTACCTACTTCCTCAGCAGCGGGCGGTCCGACGGAAGGGGCACACGATGCGATTAGGGGCATATCCGTGTCGGCTGGTGCCGGGTAGTGTGGCCTACCGCTGCTACGGTCGCCGGACGATTTCTGAAAGGCATCGTCACCGGTACGAGGTCAACAACCGCTTTCTGCGGCTGCTCGAATGCAAGGGTATGGTTGCAAGTGGCCGTTCGCCGGATGGCACACTGGTCGAGATAGTCGAGGTCAAAGGTCACCCATTCTTTGTTGCCTGCCAGTTCCATCCGGAGTTCAAGTCCAGGCCATTGCGGCCACACCCGTTGTTTCTTGGCTTCATGAAGGCCGCGCGTGAGCATAGCCGCATTCTGTCTCGGGCTGGTAAGGTCACTGCCTCCTAG
- the map gene encoding type I methionyl aminopeptidase, which yields MHIKTEREIEGIRLAGSIVVEVFRAISVVIEPGVTLKQLERVCVDCIKSHGGQPTFLGYRGFPGAVCLSVNEEVVHGVPDERRLREGDILKVDVGVTKDGCIADAARTFEIGEVSPEVHALCVATEQAFWAGAAKARAGNRVGDISAAVQRYVEARGYSVVRELCGHGVGLELHEEPSVPNFVTRARGMKLVPGMTLAIEPMVNMGGYEVETAANGWTVVARDRLPSAHYENTILVTGSEPVILTNG from the coding sequence GTGCACATCAAGACCGAGCGCGAAATCGAAGGTATCAGGCTGGCCGGTAGCATCGTTGTTGAGGTGTTCCGAGCAATTAGTGTGGTGATTGAGCCTGGGGTCACCTTGAAACAACTGGAAAGAGTCTGCGTAGATTGCATCAAGTCCCATGGCGGCCAGCCGACTTTTCTCGGATATCGGGGTTTTCCTGGTGCGGTCTGTCTTTCCGTGAACGAGGAGGTTGTGCACGGTGTCCCAGACGAACGCAGGCTGCGAGAAGGGGACATTCTGAAGGTTGACGTCGGCGTAACCAAGGACGGCTGCATCGCTGATGCGGCCCGGACTTTCGAGATTGGTGAAGTGTCACCAGAAGTTCATGCTTTGTGTGTTGCAACCGAACAGGCATTCTGGGCCGGTGCAGCCAAGGCCAGGGCTGGAAACCGGGTCGGCGATATCAGCGCTGCGGTGCAGCGCTATGTGGAGGCACGAGGTTATTCAGTGGTAAGAGAACTGTGTGGTCACGGGGTCGGGCTGGAGTTGCATGAGGAACCATCGGTGCCGAACTTCGTTACGCGGGCCAGAGGTATGAAGCTTGTGCCAGGGATGACGCTGGCAATCGAGCCGATGGTGAACATGGGTGGGTATGAGGTAGAGACCGCGGCAAACGGCTGGACGGTCGTGGCCCGCGACCGTCTACCTTCAGCGCACTATGAAAACACGATACTTGTCACCGGCAGCGAGCCGGTTATACTGACCAATGGCTAA
- the lptB gene encoding LPS export ABC transporter ATP-binding protein, translating to MAGWSGQQAAEEGSLPQEVGIRGLESGTGQVDGRLVAQALVKAFSGRRVVDGVSVELGRREIVGLLGPNGAGKTTTFHMITGFIQPERGRILLDGEDITRLPVYQRARRGLGYLSQEPSIFRKLSVLDNVKAILEMLGMEKGTVEARAKELLSKLNVLHLARQKGSTLSGGERRRVELARALASSPSFLLLDEPFTGVDPIVRAEIQDIVRRLRNEGLGILITDHNVRETLEITDRAYIMYDARVLLSGTSYDLVNDPKARQVYLGERFRI from the coding sequence ATGGCCGGCTGGTCCGGCCAACAGGCAGCGGAGGAGGGTAGTTTGCCGCAAGAGGTGGGAATTCGGGGCCTAGAATCCGGAACTGGGCAGGTAGACGGCCGGCTGGTCGCGCAAGCCTTGGTGAAGGCCTTTAGCGGGCGCCGGGTGGTTGACGGTGTGAGCGTCGAGCTCGGCCGGAGAGAAATCGTCGGACTGCTTGGGCCGAACGGTGCGGGCAAGACTACAACCTTCCACATGATTACTGGGTTTATCCAGCCCGAGCGGGGAAGGATTCTTTTGGACGGCGAGGACATTACCCGGTTGCCTGTTTATCAACGTGCACGCCGCGGGCTTGGATATCTGTCCCAGGAGCCGTCAATATTCCGCAAGCTGTCGGTGCTTGATAATGTCAAGGCTATCCTTGAGATGCTCGGAATGGAAAAGGGAACGGTTGAGGCACGTGCCAAGGAACTCCTCAGTAAGCTCAATGTGCTGCACTTGGCACGGCAGAAGGGTTCGACCCTTTCCGGTGGCGAACGGCGCCGGGTTGAGCTGGCCCGGGCACTGGCAAGCTCGCCTTCATTCCTGTTGCTGGATGAGCCTTTCACCGGCGTTGACCCGATTGTGCGTGCGGAAATCCAGGATATCGTGCGCCGATTGCGCAATGAGGGGCTTGGCATTTTGATTACCGACCACAACGTCAGGGAGACGCTTGAGATTACTGACCGGGCGTATATTATGTACGACGCGCGGGTGCTCTTGTCCGGGACTTCCTACGACCTGGTCAATGACCCAAAGGCCCGGCAGGTGTATCTTGGCGAGCGGTTCCGGATATGA
- the lptC gene encoding LPS export ABC transporter periplasmic protein LptC, producing MTSQAGTRTEQIGQVPWRALLGTAGRSLVRNPFLAVGLLLLVVFVTGCPKGGPQAEVTSLPSQIVEEFILHESVSGERLYTLEAETAYVYDAEQRVDVVLPRVLFYEGSEVHAVLVADRGVIRSRTGDLVAYGHVSVATEESTKLWTDSLLWNNNTKLVRTDAPVEIVTLKGRVSGIGLVSDAGLSRIEIQSEVQGSSSYRFGIGNDTAVVTAESTGRQ from the coding sequence ATGACCAGTCAAGCCGGAACCAGAACAGAACAAATTGGACAGGTTCCCTGGCGAGCATTGTTAGGTACTGCTGGCCGGTCATTGGTCAGGAATCCGTTTCTTGCCGTTGGCCTCTTGCTACTCGTAGTGTTTGTTACTGGTTGCCCGAAGGGTGGGCCGCAGGCAGAGGTGACTTCTCTGCCCAGTCAGATAGTCGAGGAATTCATACTGCACGAGAGTGTAAGCGGCGAACGGCTTTATACGCTTGAAGCTGAAACTGCGTACGTGTATGACGCAGAGCAGCGGGTTGACGTGGTCTTGCCCAGGGTGCTTTTCTATGAGGGCAGCGAGGTGCATGCAGTGCTTGTAGCTGACCGGGGCGTGATACGTTCAAGGACTGGTGATCTTGTCGCTTATGGTCACGTAAGTGTCGCGACTGAGGAGAGCACGAAGTTGTGGACTGATTCGCTCCTGTGGAACAATAACACGAAGCTGGTGAGAACGGACGCACCGGTCGAAATTGTCACGCTAAAAGGCAGGGTCTCGGGTATCGGTCTGGTCTCTGATGCCGGGCTGTCAAGGATTGAGATTCAGAGCGAGGTGCAGGGTAGTTCGAGCTATCGGTTCGGGATAGGAAATGACACCGCCGTGGTGACGGCAGAGAGCACGGGAAGACAGTGA
- the rpmJ gene encoding 50S ribosomal protein L36: MKVRTSVKARCAHCKVVKRKGVVRVICKRDPKHKQRQG; this comes from the coding sequence ATGAAGGTCAGAACGTCGGTGAAGGCGCGTTGCGCACACTGCAAGGTGGTCAAGCGTAAGGGTGTTGTCCGGGTCATCTGCAAGCGCGACCCCAAGCACAAGCAGCGCCAGGGATAG